Proteins encoded within one genomic window of Calonectris borealis chromosome 1, bCalBor7.hap1.2, whole genome shotgun sequence:
- the EXPH5 gene encoding exophilin-5: MSAAPRGPDLSFLNEEEARAIFQVLQRDSELRRAEKDRVSKLLKRKESETGLQGVTGEWFEEIQRKKFQNYIDVNRMLKPPLEHQLRKSKNTNHKELKMSSCTNPQTQKNTSSSFLGLRSPFSWLSSFRKSRKNQTQKQPRYDSSASPSSKVEEMATAEMCNSPMSTETSGRSFDAKQNEMMQKSTQEWNEQLEKEFFSVLNDLDDQLAQEQAQDPLDRTVSTSSASNVQYSSAFPTSKRQTASRGQHRNDWSDMPSTFFPDGLRTIRAKDEHKIFIRPRKLHSAYINWHQAAFQEDYKYGDPVDGNPRLLSNRLSSVSFGRSSEGSLYPPSITQNSGFRHKSCMHKDTAGRSYSVCSLRRCSSSVSSDQLSASSLQHPLARESNNGFVPRFGRQNPKRIPLSSIVWNNAPDSPGQTSTQEKMFRTQSLMEFHATDHGRYPSSLQETKKYACYHPKHHYRRSISSSNCFSRVSCPDKATSPLPFDNWENYPLYKSENNLSRSYYRDTTSHGKLYANQKNSPYGRKDSYPSWADIPQYYSDEAFISPDASFEVIMGNLNDQQWPHTKNAKFGSQRLQNDFHVYSPENMNIKSITRSANRTFSEFTEGCQPCLSYNSSVSSSSIRTDESVFPNSKDQTKPIGLNRNSVVVTQRSTKADFTQLEKVEGMKLPDEDMPLQSVSQQADTNCINTQRFPSNSPASAMLQSDAPLFNAMRSKRQTQVTTRGDTAKMYTSNGDKRNVQMKEKDCPPNSVFSQPPCILPADESRKEPFLPSQKEWEHNLHYAAKRESIKHDNRSAEAINQAAPKRQCSLLNVASAPSTEKLANCQGMLSCASSSSQSSPQALSHKDNSKCLGTLTSSSVNCTVTESQAEGRKTAQVSRIGVTKKISQKTLQNTSTLVTKDCNGQFTTSSPQNGNSGNIYMHSFDGDPKTSEHSLSYCCLEKESGKIRSNSPCIERLHKQDSLLRHTSSCSITGSPSRNSLKSPDPLVIYYTLPRKSASIAGSVMSDMPISLPRESRTTYDRLRSETPRRADAFCSNQRDVSCLDSKHSFSTSASLNGNKEKDYLSPSTRSPNDSTSVEVTDRCKHLSRRESSVFSDCKERGNVLQKYKTTSTFTVCVDEDHVKYHELVSIYYTLPRRHSRTFCNLFRDNSEDADLPGPKENAQSPRILNKKNEGHVSLANVFFPSTLEKEVPSYASDQVSSALVTPQNLGTAVDSEEENSHLSPSSEEICTSKSMSVVRNRKDSSADLSLAENVLSDMVTKEISFGGPPSTAIVAKSGKAISDASGSQNTEIRLKEKKEILQTATPPMSTLSTPPKPGRRLENPLYSTSTNKNITQKRNSENCCQPPKVNTNKNLKSLLLHPGEKSSLGRNGNTERADVPLPPAEDTCRDSTEVKQRANFLHHTTPLFNNKCGGLQLRADSSRKNANDLNSCSKVLSESQNKASEVSTAFSADPLLQLDEVVHTNSNELKNSETKKEQNSPSTQTGKDYGGLQESEKHSEGSLNDNCKDKVLRVTQDQRITQSAEDENKLLSDCTRDKVKDIEKRKNRPSIKNKLAAVYKTSRKFSSKNLPPKPHISNIFSQNDGSATSLEVDMSVDSLISTDSHQPFLQSDNENQNHSLDPDKNTPRPRTAENKKTENQNDPSLLVNNTNWRSFTSSYTQREAISPKKTTVKVENRPSFTTLFPDKAVTTRNKNSQIDLRLESKSQPISPSATTSDPLSDEKRRASSRACSPPLPLLTDKNSNTYINSCLQADICPEQNLTSQAVLGQCENTSQSASLNNANLHSYELRKSHAKSQRERHLSESICARDSHETFALGSNILPKDGIHGKRFKSYSELLSCDENENWASDDEKCYSTRNLMYPSVEFGIFGKEQQLAFLENIKRSLTEGRLWRPCLLNNPGALRDGETPSINRAELLSSSPAGSKLSSAASSPRELTDIYQEDPAAYSDSDSDTTTDDEYYLDEIDKESEL, translated from the exons atcataaagaattaaaaatgtcaTCCTGCACAAATCCTCAAACACAAAAGAACACTTCGTCTTCCTTTCTGGGGCTCAGATCACCTTTTTCTTGGCTTTCCTCCTTTAGAAAATCAAGGAAAAACCAGACTCAGAAGCAACCACG ATATGACAGTTCTGCTAGCCCATCTTCGAAAGTGGAAGAAATGGCAACG GCTGAAATGTGTAATTCCCCAATGTCAACTGAAACAAGTGGTCGTTCTTTtgatgcaaaacaaaatgaaatgatgCAGAAAAGTACCCAGGAATGGAATGAACAGCTAGAGAAGGAGTTTTTCAGTG ttCTAAATGATCTGGATGACCAGCTGGCCCAGGAGCAAGCCCAAGACCCGTTGGACAGGACAGTTTCCACTAGCAGTGCATCAAATGTCCAATACAGTAGTGCATTCCCTACTTCAAAGAGGCAGACTGCTAGTAGGGGGCAACACAGAAATGACTGGAGTGACATGCCTAGCACATTTTTCCCAGATGGACTAAGAACAATAAGAGCCAAAGATGAACACAAGATTTTCATCAGACCAAGGAAATTGCACAGTGCATATATAAACTGGCACCAGGCAGCCTTTCAAGAAGATTACAAATATGGTGATCCAGTTGATGGAAATCCTCGTCTGCTAAGCAACAGgctgtcttctgtttctttcgGACGGTCTTCAGAAGGTAGCTTATATCCTCCTTCCATAACACAGAACAGTGGATTTAGGCACAAGAGTTGTATGCACAAGGACACAGCTGGCAGAAGTTACTCTGTATGTTCCCTTCGGAGGTGTTCATCATCAGTATCTTCTGACCAGCTATCAGCATCTAGTTTACAACATCCGTTGGCAAGGGAGAGCAACAATGGTTTTGTACCAAGGTTTGGTCGACAGAACCCAAAGAGAATTCCTCTGTCTTCTATTGTATGGAACAACGCACCAGACTCTCCTGGACAAACATCAACtcaagaaaaaatgtttagaacCCAATCACTGATGGAGTTTCATGCTACAGATCATGGTAGGTATCCTAGCTCTTTGCAAGAAACCAAGAAATACGCATGTTACCACCCAAAACACCACTACAGAAGATCTATTTCAAGCAGTAATTGCTTTAGTAGAGTTAGTTGCCCTGACAAAGCTACTTCTCCGTTGCCCTTTGATAACTGGGAAAATTATCCATTATACAAATCGGAAAATAATCTCTCTAGATCCTACTATAGAGATACTACTTCTCATGGCAAGTTGTATGCAAACCAAAAAAATTCTCCTTATGGAAGAAAAGACAGCTATCCTTCTTGGGCTGATATTCCTCAGTACTACAGTGATGAAGCGTTTATTTCCCCTGATGCCAGCTTTGAAGTAATTATGGGTAATTTAAATGACCAGCAGTGGCCACATACAAAGAATGCCAAGTTTGGTTCACAGCGCCTGCAGAACGATTTTCACGTGTATTCTCCAGAAAATATGAATATCAAAAGTATAACAAGAAGTGCAAATAGAACTTTTTCAGAATTCACCGAGGGCTGTCAACCTTGTCTGAGTTATAACTCTTCAGTTTCTTCATCTAGTATCAGAACTGATGAGTCAGTCTTTCCTAATTCGAAGGACCAAACAAAACCTATAGGACTGAACAGGAATTCAGTCGTCGTTACCCAAAGAAGTACTAAGGCAGACTTTACACAACTTGAAAAGGTTGAAGGTATGAAACTGCCAGATGAAGACATGCCGTTACAGTCAGTTTCTCAACAAGCAGATACAAACTGCATCAACACCCAGAGGTTTCCCTCTAACAGCCCTGCTTCTGCCATGTTGCAAAGCGATGCACCTCTCTTTAACGCAATGAGATCAAAGAGGCAAACCCAAGTCACTACCAGAGGAGATACTGCAAAAATGTATACATCAAATGGTGATAAAAGAAACGtacaaatgaaggaaaaggaTTGCCCGCCCAACAGTGTGTTCAGTCAGCCTCCCTGTATTTTGCCAGCTGATGAGAGCAGGAAGGAACCTTTTCTTCCAAGTCAGAAAGAATGGGAACATAATCTGCATTATGCAGCAAAAAGGGAGAGCATCAAACATGATAATCGGAGTGCAGAAGCTATTAACCAAGCTGCTCCAAAGAGACAGTGCTCACTGCTGAATGTTGCTTCTGCTCCATCCACTGAAAAATTAGCAAACTGTCAAGGCATGTTGTCCTGTGCATCTAGCTCCTCACAAAGCTCTCCACAAGCACTTTCTCATAAAGACAATTCTAAATGTTTAGGAACACTAACTAGCTCTTCAGTAAATTGCACAGTTACTGAATCTCAAGCAGAAGGTAGAAAAACAGCGCAAGTGAGCAGAATAGGTGTTACcaaaaaaatttcacagaaaacactgcaaaatacaAGCACTTTGGTTACTAAAGACTGTAATGGACAATTCACTACTAGTTCTCCACAAAATGGAAATTCTGGAAATATTTATATGCATAGCTTTGATGGAGACCCCAAGACCTCTGAACATAGTTTAAGTTATTGTTGCCttgaaaaagaaagtggaaaaataagGAGTAATTCACCTTGTATTGAAAGGCTTCACAAGCAAGACAGCTTGCTGAGACATACCAGTAGCTGCAGCATTACTGGCTCCCCTAGCAGAAACAGCCTCAAATCTCCTGACCCACTTGTTATTTATTACACTTTGCCTAGAAAATCTGCTAGCATTGCTGGTAGTGTTATGTCAGATATGCCCATCTCTTTACCTAGAGAAAGTAGAACAACGTATGATCGTTTAAGGTCTGAAACTCCACGTAGAGCTGATGCCTTTTGTTCTAATCAGAGAGATGTGTCTTGTTTAGACtcaaaacattccttttcaaCATCAGCATCATTAAATGGtaacaaagaaaaagattacCTCAGTCCTTCAACCAGAAGTCCTAATGATAGTACATCAGTTGAAGTGACAGACAGATGTAAACATCTAAGCAGGAGAGAATCCTCTGTGTTTTCAGATTGTAAGGAGAggggaaatgttttgcagaaatataaAACCACAAGCACATTTACAGTTTGTGTTGATGAAGATCATGTCAAGTATCATGAACTAGTTTCAATTTATTACACGTTACCACGGAGGCATTCAAGAACATTTTGTAACCTCTTTAGAGATAATTCAGAGGATGCAGATTTACCTGGTCCCAAAGAAAATGCTCAGTCACCAAGAATACTAAACAAGAAAAACGAAGGTCATGTGAgtttagcaaatgtttttttccccagtactttGGAAAAAGAGGTGCCTTCATATGCTTCTGACCAAGTATCTTCAGCTCTGGTCACACCTCAGAACTTAGGAACTGCTGTTGATAGTGAAGAAGAGAATTCCCACTTATCTCCTAGCTCTGAGGAGATATGTACTTCAAAGTCAATGAGTGTGGTACGTAACAGGAAGGATAGTTCAGCAGATCTTTCATTAGCCGAAAATGTGCTTTCTGACATGGTgacaaaagaaatttcttttggtGGTCCACCATCCACTGCAATAGTGGCTAAGTCAGGTAAGGCCATTTCTGATGCTTCAGGCagccaaaatacagaaatacgtctaaaagaaaagaaggaaattttacAAACAGCCACACCACCAATGTCCACTTTATCAACCCCTCCCAAGCCAGGTAGACGTTTAGAGAATCCTTTGTATTCTActtcaacaaataaaaatattacacagAAGAGAAACTCTGAAAACTGCTGTCAGCCCCCTAAAGTGAACACCAATAAAAATCTGAAGAGTTTACTCCTCCACCCGGGAGAGAAGAGTTCCCTTGGAAGGAACGGTAACACAGAGCGTGCTGACGTGCCGCTTCCTCCTGCGGAAGACACGTGCAGGGATAGTACTGAAGTCAAGCAGAGAGCAAATTTCCTACACCACACCACCCCTCTGTTTAATAATAAATGTGGTGGACTGCAATTAAGGGCTGACAGttcaagaaaaaatgcaaatgatttaAACTCTTGTAGCAAAGTGCTTTCAGAGTCTCAGAACAAAGCATCTGAGGTAAGCACAGCTTTCAGTGCTGATCCATTACTTCAGCTAGATGAAGTGGTTCACACAaattcaaatgaattaaaaaattcagaaactaaaaaagagcaaaactcaCCGAGTACTCAGACGGGTAAAGATTATGGTGGTTTGCAAGAATCAGAGAAGCACAGTGAAGGCAGCCTGAATGATAACTGTAAAGATAAAGTCCTCAGGGTTACACAAGATCAGAGGATAACGCAGAGTGCAGAAGACGAGAACAAGCTTCTCTCTGACTGCACAAGAGACAAAGTCAAAgatatagaaaaaaggaaaaacagaccttcaattaaaaataaactggcaGCTGTTTACAAAACAAGTCgaaaattttcaagtaaaaatttACCCCCCAAACCGCACATAAGTAACATTTTTTCACAGAACGATGGAAGTGCCACTTCTTTAGAGGTTGACATGTCCGTTGACTCGTTGATTTCAACGGATTCCCATCAGCCATTCCTGCAGTCAGACAATGAAAATCAGAATCACAGTCTGGACCCTGATAAGAATACGCCAAGACCAAGAACAGCTGAGAATAAGAAGACTGAAAATCAGAATGATCCTTCTTTGCTCGTTAATAACACCAATTGGAGGTCTTTTACAAGCTCATACACCCAGAGGGAAGCCATCAGTCCCAAAAAAACTACAGTGAAAGTGGAAAATAGGCCAAGTTTTACAACCCTATTTCCAGATAAAGCAGTAACTACAAGAAATAAGAATTCCCAAATTGATCTCAGGTTAGAAAGCAAAAGCCAGCCCATCTCTCCCAGTGCTACTACATCAGACCCACTGTCTGATGAGAAAAGAAGAGCTAGCAGTCGTGCCTGCAGTCCTCCCTTGCCACTTTTAACTGACAAAAACTCAAACACATACATAAATAGCTGCTTGCAGGCAGACATATGTCCAGAGCAAAACTTGACTTCCCAGGCAGTGCTTGGTCAGTGTGAAAATACCTCACAGTCTGCTAGCTTAAATAATGCTAACTTGCATAGCTATGAGTTGCGGAAGAGTCATGCCAAAAGTCAGCGTGAGCGTCACCTTTCTGAGAGTATTTGTGCTCGAGATTCCCATGAGACCTTTGCCTTGGGAAGCAATATTCTACCAAAAGATGGTATACATGGGAAGAGATTTAAGTCATACTCGGAGCTGTTGTCTtgtgatgaaaatgaaaactgggCATCAGACGATGAAAAATGTTACAGCACTAGAAATTTGATGTATCCTTCTGTTGAATTTGGTATATTTGGCAAAGAACAACAGTTGGCTTTCCTGGAAAATATCAAGAGGTCACTCACAGAAGGGCGATTATGGAGACCTTGTCTTCTTAATAACCCTGGTGCTCTCAGAGATGGAGAGACCCCTTCTATAAACAGGGCTGAGCTTTTGAGCTCAAGTCCTGCTGGGAGCAAACTGTCATCGGCTGCTTCATCCCCCCGAGAGCTGACTGATATCTATCAGGAAGACCCGGCAGCTTATTCGGACTCAGACAGTGATACCACCACCGATGATGAATACTACCTAGATGAGATAGATAAAGAATCAGAGCTATGA